The following are encoded in a window of Sphaerisporangium siamense genomic DNA:
- a CDS encoding nucleoside phosphorylase has translation MSTDKLAHHLHLRAGDVGRYALLPSNPDHVAAIAALLDGAEFVARNREFETWRGTVAGEPVVVTSTGVGGPSTALAVEELAALGVGTMLRVGVSGSMRSDTVNGELAVLTGAIRDEGTTRQYLPVEFPAIASIDVVLALRSAAARAGVPYRCGTAHTKDSYYGEMEPERMPLAAHLTERFETWRRGGAVCSEMETAAVFIVGAVLGVRAGSVVMMWSQEAMATGAAPSTDPLFATAVDAIRALVAADTRDTADAEPAARPVLGV, from the coding sequence ATGAGCACCGACAAGCTGGCCCACCACCTGCACCTGCGCGCCGGGGACGTGGGAAGGTACGCTCTGCTGCCCAGCAACCCCGACCACGTGGCGGCGATCGCCGCGCTCCTGGACGGCGCGGAGTTCGTGGCGCGCAACCGGGAGTTCGAGACCTGGCGCGGCACGGTGGCCGGCGAGCCCGTCGTCGTCACCTCCACCGGCGTGGGCGGGCCGTCCACGGCGCTGGCCGTGGAGGAGCTGGCCGCGCTCGGGGTCGGCACGATGCTCCGGGTGGGGGTGTCCGGTTCGATGCGGTCCGACACGGTGAACGGCGAGCTGGCCGTGCTCACCGGCGCGATCCGCGACGAGGGCACGACGCGGCAGTACCTGCCGGTCGAGTTCCCCGCGATCGCGTCCATCGACGTGGTGCTCGCGCTGCGGAGCGCCGCGGCCCGCGCGGGCGTGCCGTACCGGTGCGGGACCGCGCACACCAAGGACTCCTACTACGGCGAGATGGAGCCAGAACGGATGCCGCTCGCGGCCCACCTGACCGAGCGCTTCGAGACCTGGCGGCGCGGCGGGGCCGTCTGCTCCGAGATGGAGACGGCCGCGGTGTTCATCGTCGGCGCGGTCCTCGGCGTGCGCGCGGGCAGCGTCGTGATGATGTGGAGCCAGGAGGCCATGGCCACCGGCGCCGCCCCCTCGACGGACCCGCTGTTCGCCACCGCCGTCGACGCGATACGCGCGCTGGTCGCGGCGGACACCAGGGACACGGCCGACGCCGAGCCGGCCGCCCGGCCCGTCCTCGGGGTGTGA
- a CDS encoding FCD domain-containing protein, giving the protein MRHTPAMESALLAIMNSHAGPVGARAATRHLREHGFDISESTVSRLLTDLDERALTRSLGKKGRVLTEEGRRVAANQRLDSRRASSFADALSLRDVHDLVDHLACRRGIEREAARAAALRARPEEVSHLRAMVEAGGSARLQERVAFHKTIGQASHNKQVQAISTTLFDERLDPLERLLIMIGIRQDALVRWDQEHRDIVASISDRDADGAERFMVVHLDGMIRETEQFANSGNAHLIHTLLAEIDLA; this is encoded by the coding sequence GTGCGGCACACGCCGGCGATGGAGTCCGCGCTTCTGGCGATCATGAACTCCCATGCGGGCCCGGTGGGGGCGCGCGCCGCCACCCGGCATCTCCGTGAGCACGGATTCGACATCAGCGAGTCGACCGTCAGCCGGCTGCTCACCGACCTCGACGAACGGGCCCTCACCCGGTCGCTGGGGAAGAAGGGCCGGGTCCTCACCGAGGAGGGGCGTCGTGTCGCGGCCAACCAGCGGCTGGACAGCCGCAGGGCGTCGTCGTTCGCCGACGCGCTCAGCCTGCGCGACGTCCACGACCTGGTCGACCACCTGGCCTGCCGCCGGGGGATCGAACGGGAGGCCGCGCGGGCCGCCGCGCTCCGGGCACGCCCGGAGGAGGTGTCCCACCTGCGCGCGATGGTCGAGGCGGGCGGCTCCGCGCGCCTGCAGGAGCGGGTCGCCTTCCACAAGACGATCGGTCAGGCCTCGCACAACAAGCAGGTCCAGGCGATCAGCACGACGCTCTTCGACGAGCGCCTCGACCCGCTGGAACGCCTGCTCATCATGATCGGAATCAGGCAGGATGCGCTGGTCCGCTGGGACCAGGAGCACCGTGACATCGTCGCGAGCATCTCAGACCGGGACGCGGACGGCGCCGAGCGGTTCATGGTCGTGCATCTCGACGGAATGATCCGTGAAACCGAGCAATTCGCCAACAGCGGCAACGCTCATCTCATCCACACGCTGCTCGCGGAAATCGATCTCGCGTAG